The stretch of DNA AGGCATCCGAGGATGACACGCGAAGAGCGGACCATCGAGGCGATGGTCGAGATCTACTGCCGGGAACAGCATGGGGCAGGCAGCGAACTCTGTTCCGGGTGTAGGGAACTGCTCGCTTATTCCAGAGGCCGTCTCGAGAAGTGCCGCTTCCAGGAGAAGAAACCGACCTGCGCCAATTGTCCGGTACATTGTTACCGGCCTGCCATGCGAGAAAAGGTCAAAGAGGTGATGCGCTATTCGGGTCCGCGCATGGTCTCCCGGCATCCCGTGCTCGCCTTTTTTCACTTTCTCTACGGTTTTCGAAGAGCGCCTTCAGGTCCCAAACAGGGAAAGTGAGGAACCGGTAGGTGAAGCAAGATATCCCTTTCCTCCATCGGAAAGGATCCTGCCTTTAATCCGAACCGAGAAAATCCTGCACCTGCCTTCTTATCTCAAGATGATGGAGAGGGATATTCGGAAGATCCGTATTCCCGGGAACAGCAAGGATATGGAGGAACTTCACTCCTTTGTGCGGGCTCTCCATAGCGTCGAACAACTCCTTTTGGGTCGCTACCTTGCGTGTCTCACCGATACCGAATCCTTGTGCCACTGCTTCGAGGTCCACAGAAGACGAAGTGAATGAAGGCTGGTCTCCCGTTGAACCATAGGCACCGTTGTCGATGGCAAGGATCGTGAGATTGGCCGGTGAAAAATATGCGGCTGTCGCCAGGCTCCCGGGGTTCATGAGAAGGCTCCCATCGCCGTCTACAACAACGACCTCTTTCCGTGAAGACAGTGCTATCCCGAGGCCGATGGGGGTAGCCATACCCATGCTCCCGAGCATGTAAAAGTTTGAGGCCTGATGTTTTATATGATAGAGTTCTTTCGACGGAAAGCCGAGATTGCATACGACAACCCTTGAATCGAGATAGGGTGCCATCATGCTGATGATCTCGAAACGGGTAAACCCGGGAGGAGGATGATGTCCTCCGGGAGGGTTATGACGCGTCTTTTTTGTTGCGTCGGGCCCTGCGCCTTTTGGCGGTTCGGAACGGCATTCCGAACCTTCCCAGAGGGCAGGACTCAGGAGGAATGCGTGGATCCTGGCCCCGGCATATACTTCGGGCAGATTCTTTCTCACGAGCCGGAAGTCTTCCCGCGTGCTGATAAGGGAATTCTCTATGGCTGCACCCTCCAATATTCCCCGAAGCCGCGTTCCCATGGGGAGCTGGGCTTCGATTTTTTCCCGATACACACCTCTCTGGCTGACAAAAAGGGCAAGGGGAAAATGGTAAAAGTCGGTGAGGGAAAGTAATGCGTTTATCATATTCCCGACGCCTGAACTCTGAACGAAGATTGCAGGCTTCCTGCCGGAGAGCGCGGCACCGGCGCATATGCCGACTCCCTCCTCTTCTCTCGTGAGGGGTACGTGGAAGAACTGTTCGCCGATCATCCCGAGAAGGCACTTGAACTTTTCACAGGGAAGGGAGGCGGTAAAATCTGTCCCGTCTTCCTTGAGTATCGCTATCAGCTCTTCCTCAGGCTGCATAGTACCTCCTCTATCTCTTTTTCAGAAGCCTTCTTCGATACGAAGGCGGCTTCGACTTCATACGTCTTATGCTCTCTCTTCAATCTTCTTTCACCGCCGCCCGTTATATTGAGGAGAATGGTATCGTCTCTCCCGACGGAATCGTTATCCAGCGCCTTTCGGAGGGCGGCAACGGCTACTCCTGCCGCAGGCACGATATCTATTCCCTCTGTCTCTTCGAAGCTATCCATGGCGGAATAGACCGCATCGTTCTTTATCCCGTACATCTTTCCGCCTGTCGCCTTGAGCGCGTCGAACACCCCGCCTGCGACCGAGTAGGCGGGGTAGCGCGTCGAGAGCACCCGTGTAGTAATCTCTCCGATCAACTCGGGCCTCAGGTCGTCAGCAAAAAGACTGCGGCTGTTTCTTTCCCATGCCTTTACCATCGGCCCGAAGGGGAGGTTCTGCGCGAGATGAAGCACGGGAAGGCGTGAGCCGAAGCGGCCGTCTTTGAGAAACCTCTCCGCCATTTCCCAGACGCCGATGGCTCCCGTACCGCTCCCGACAGCCTGAAAATAATGATTTGGAAGCGCCCCCATCGCGGAAACCGCCTCAAGGAGAATAACGCCGAGGCCATCCCTCTTCGCTATGTTTTTCACCCCGCCTTCAAAGGGAAATCCTGTGTTTATCGCTATCCTCTTCGCTACATCGATCGTGTCCGAATAATCACCGTCTCCGACCGCAAGGGTGGGAATCCTCGAAGCGCTTTCGAGATACCACATCTCCGTGAGGCACATCCGCGGAACAAGGATGATTACCGGGAGGCCTGAGACAGAAGAGAGAT from Thermodesulfovibrionales bacterium encodes:
- a CDS encoding nitrous oxide-stimulated promoter family protein, producing MRHPRMTREERTIEAMVEIYCREQHGAGSELCSGCRELLAYSRGRLEKCRFQEKKPTCANCPVHCYRPAMREKVKEVMRYSGPRMVSRHPVLAFFHFLYGFRRAPSGPKQGK
- the comD gene encoding sulfopyruvate decarboxylase subunit alpha yields the protein MQPEEELIAILKEDGTDFTASLPCEKFKCLLGMIGEQFFHVPLTREEEGVGICAGAALSGRKPAIFVQSSGVGNMINALLSLTDFYHFPLALFVSQRGVYREKIEAQLPMGTRLRGILEGAAIENSLISTREDFRLVRKNLPEVYAGARIHAFLLSPALWEGSECRSEPPKGAGPDATKKTRHNPPGGHHPPPGFTRFEIISMMAPYLDSRVVVCNLGFPSKELYHIKHQASNFYMLGSMGMATPIGLGIALSSRKEVVVVDGDGSLLMNPGSLATAAYFSPANLTILAIDNGAYGSTGDQPSFTSSSVDLEAVAQGFGIGETRKVATQKELFDAMESPHKGVKFLHILAVPGNTDLPNIPLHHLEIRRQVQDFLGSD
- a CDS encoding cysteate synthase, which encodes MSHFTIACRSCGKVLENTFCASCEHCRDSLLRTIYGDTHFTEKSADGIWRFNWLPVHSPDFRQPGPVVYRSSGLAARLGLTNLFIAFNGYWPEKGASLQTCTFKEFEAAVVLQNALENGLDGLVVASAGNTARAFSHLSSVSGLPVIILVPRMCLTEMWYLESASRIPTLAVGDGDYSDTIDVAKRIAINTGFPFEGGVKNIAKRDGLGVILLEAVSAMGALPNHYFQAVGSGTGAIGVWEMAERFLKDGRFGSRLPVLHLAQNLPFGPMVKAWERNSRSLFADDLRPELIGEITTRVLSTRYPAYSVAGGVFDALKATGGKMYGIKNDAVYSAMDSFEETEGIDIVPAAGVAVAALRKALDNDSVGRDDTILLNITGGGERRLKREHKTYEVEAAFVSKKASEKEIEEVLCSLRKS